From a single Candidatus Bathyarchaeota archaeon genomic region:
- a CDS encoding hydroxymethylglutaryl-CoA reductase, degradative, whose translation MAELSSRISGFYRLGLEERLKVIASRTGLSKEEMENLRSGGGLSLEVADRMIENVIGTMAYPFAVAVNFRINGRDYLVPMVLEEPSVVAAASNMARLMREGDGIKAWSSEPIMIGQIQVVEVPDMEKAERAILEAKPKLLEIANSKDPVLVRLGGGARDIETRIIETEAGRMFIIHVLVDCRDAMGANAVNTICESLAPYVEDLSGGRVLLRIISNLADRRLVRAEALVRKEDLGGEGVVDDIVRAWAFADADPYRAATNNKGIMNGVIAVALATAQDHRALEAGAHAYAARDGHYRSLSRWSKNEDGDLVGFLEMPMAVGTVGGATRTHPIARTALKILGVSSARELAEVMAAVGLAQNLGALRALVQEGIQKGHMRLHARNLVIMAGAEGEIIDKAVDLLVESGEIRFDRAQEIVRRLKEEGK comes from the coding sequence TTGGCCGAGCTTTCAAGTCGTATATCTGGTTTCTATAGGCTTGGGCTTGAGGAGAGGCTGAAGGTAATAGCATCTAGGACAGGCCTATCCAAAGAGGAGATGGAGAATCTCAGGTCGGGTGGGGGCCTCAGCCTAGAGGTTGCAGATAGGATGATCGAGAATGTAATCGGAACCATGGCTTACCCCTTCGCGGTAGCCGTGAACTTCAGGATCAACGGGCGGGACTACCTAGTTCCCATGGTTCTTGAGGAGCCTTCCGTCGTCGCGGCGGCCAGCAACATGGCCAGGCTGATGAGGGAGGGGGATGGGATCAAGGCCTGGAGCAGCGAGCCGATAATGATAGGTCAGATACAGGTAGTTGAAGTGCCCGACATGGAGAAGGCTGAGAGGGCCATATTAGAGGCTAAGCCCAAGCTTCTTGAGATAGCCAACTCTAAGGACCCAGTGCTCGTGAGGCTTGGGGGAGGTGCCAGGGATATCGAGACCCGCATCATAGAGACAGAGGCTGGGAGGATGTTCATAATCCATGTCCTGGTGGACTGCAGGGACGCCATGGGAGCCAACGCAGTCAACACGATATGCGAGTCATTAGCCCCATATGTCGAAGACCTCTCAGGGGGGAGGGTTCTGCTTCGGATAATCTCCAACCTAGCCGACCGGAGGCTCGTCAGGGCTGAGGCTCTGGTTAGAAAGGAGGACCTGGGCGGTGAAGGGGTTGTGGATGACATCGTAAGGGCTTGGGCCTTCGCCGACGCCGACCCATACAGGGCAGCCACGAATAACAAGGGGATAATGAACGGCGTAATAGCCGTCGCCCTAGCCACGGCTCAGGATCATAGAGCCTTGGAGGCCGGAGCCCACGCCTATGCCGCCAGAGATGGACACTACCGATCCCTGAGCAGATGGTCGAAGAATGAGGATGGAGACCTTGTCGGTTTCCTAGAGATGCCAATGGCAGTCGGAACCGTGGGGGGAGCCACTAGAACCCACCCCATCGCCAGGACAGCCCTAAAGATTCTAGGGGTCTCCTCCGCTAGGGAACTCGCCGAGGTAATGGCAGCAGTTGGACTCGCTCAGAACCTAGGGGCCCTCAGGGCTCTAGTCCAGGAGGGGATCCAGAAAGGGCATATGAGGCTGCACGCGAGGAACCTCGTCATCATGGCTGGAGCGGAGGGAGAGATTATAGACAAGGCCGTCGACCTACTCGTTGAATCTGGAGAGATCCGTTTCGACAGGGCACAGGAGATCGTAAGAAGATTAAAGGAGGAAGGAAAATAG
- a CDS encoding pantetheine-phosphate adenylyltransferase, which yields MEARLKLVSVGGTFDALHIGHHALLLEAFNVAERVIIGLTSDEFARAMHKDHHVDCYEKRLKELKQFLSENGLLGRAEIIPLDDPYGPTVDSEEMEGIVVSEETEWRAEEINQLRTKRGLKPLLIFCIKMILAEDGKPVSSTRIRRQEVDRFGRLIG from the coding sequence ATGGAGGCGCGTTTAAAACTCGTAAGCGTGGGAGGAACCTTCGACGCCCTGCATATCGGACACCACGCTCTGCTCCTCGAGGCCTTCAATGTCGCCGAAAGGGTTATCATAGGTTTGACCTCCGACGAGTTCGCGAGGGCGATGCATAAGGATCACCACGTGGACTGTTACGAGAAGAGGCTCAAGGAGCTAAAGCAATTCCTCTCCGAGAATGGCCTCCTAGGTAGGGCTGAGATAATACCCCTCGACGACCCATATGGGCCAACAGTAGATAGCGAGGAGATGGAGGGCATAGTGGTCAGCGAGGAGACGGAGTGGAGGGCCGAGGAGATAAACCAGCTTAGAACCAAGAGGGGGCTGAAGCCCCTCCTCATCTTCTGCATCAAGATGATACTAGCAGAGGATGGCAAGCCGGTCTCGAGCACCAGGATCAGGAGGCAGGAGGTGGACAGATTCGGAAGGCTCATAGGCTAA